In one Flavobacteriales bacterium genomic region, the following are encoded:
- a CDS encoding SRPBCC domain-containing protein yields MAISFTVSVTLNTSTENLYNAWMDGKSHSEMIESVATVENNTGGTFTSHDDYIEGINKELVPFSKIVQSWRSTDSEEVDEDSEITVTFENSDNKTLLTLTHSNLPDHQTAVESGWEKYYFEPMVRYFNS; encoded by the coding sequence ATGGCTATATCTTTTACTGTTTCTGTTACACTTAATACGTCAACGGAGAACTTGTACAATGCATGGATGGATGGTAAATCACACTCTGAAATGATTGAGAGCGTTGCTACAGTTGAGAATAACACTGGTGGTACCTTTACTTCACACGATGATTATATTGAAGGTATAAATAAAGAGCTTGTTCCATTCTCAAAAATCGTACAATCTTGGCGTTCTACGGATTCTGAAGAAGTAGACGAAGACTCGGAAATTACCGTTACGTTCGAAAATTCAGATAACAAAACTCTTTTAACTCTAACGCATTCCAATTTACCAGATCATCAAACAGCCGTAGAAAGCGGATGGGAAAAGTATTATTTCGAACCAATGGTAAGATATTTCAATTCTTAA
- a CDS encoding T9SS type A sorting domain-containing protein, translated as MKKLIFINFFSILIAISSYGHVDLLSPEGGETYTVGDVVLINWYEVVYHSTVTWDLYYSGDGGNTFNALTAPITYDANTATHNYLWTVPDTVGNDFQIFIEQIGTMNTYDSSSDNFTISPTISINSPADDSSLIIYPNPASDILQIKSNQAIESIRIYNTTGQSVIESKSSSTIDVRILLNGTYLVI; from the coding sequence ATGAAAAAGTTAATCTTCATTAATTTCTTTTCAATTCTAATTGCTATTTCCTCTTATGGTCATGTGGATCTATTATCGCCGGAAGGTGGTGAAACTTACACTGTCGGAGATGTCGTTTTGATTAACTGGTATGAGGTTGTGTATCATAGCACTGTTACTTGGGATTTATATTATTCTGGTGATGGGGGTAATACTTTTAATGCATTAACTGCACCTATTACATATGACGCGAATACGGCTACACATAACTATCTATGGACGGTTCCTGATACCGTGGGTAATGATTTTCAAATTTTTATAGAGCAAATTGGCACAATGAATACCTACGATTCATCTAGTGATAATTTTACTATTTCTCCGACCATATCTATTAATAGTCCTGCAGACGATAGCTCTTTAATTATCTATCCTAACCCGGCCAGTGATATTCTTCAAATAAAAAGCAACCAAGCAATAGAATCCATTAGGATTTATAACACGACTGGTCAATCTGTTATCGAGAGCAAAAGCTCTTCTACCATTGATGTTCGTATTTTATTAAATGGTACATACCTTGTAATATAA